The following DNA comes from Puniceicoccus vermicola.
CTACAAAAGCGCGGGTCCGGTGAGGAAGTCCTCCGTTCCGAAACTGCCGCCTGCGGTCGAGTTCGACGCGGACGACCAGACGCTCTTCGACCAAGTGCTCGGCTACTACGCCAAGCGGCTTCACGAAAACCCTTCGGCCATCGACTATCTGAAGAAGCGCGGTCTCTGGAACGAAGAGGCAATCGAGCGGTTCCGGATCGGCTACGCCGACCGGACGCTCGGCCTGACCCTGCCGCACAAGAACCGCAAGGACGGGGCGGAAATCCGCACCCGCTTGCAGCGGCTGGGGATTTACCGCGAGAGCGGTCACGAGCATTTTAACGGCTCGCTGGTGTTCCCCGTTATGGACGAAGGCGGGGCGGTTCGCGAAATCTACGGTCGCAAAGTCGGCAGTCAAAAGAGCGGCATCTACCACCTTTACTTGCCCGGGCCCCATGCGGGAATCTGGAACCCGGAGTGCCTGAAATCCCCCGAGATCATCCTGACCGAAAGCATCATCGATGCGCTGACCTTTTGGGTGAATGGCTTCCGGAATGTAACTTGCATCTGGGGAACGGAAGGCTTTACGGACGAACACCTCGAAGCCTTCCGGAAGCACCGGACGCAGAAGATTTATCTGGCCTACGACCGGGACAAAGCCGGGGACCGGGCTTCGGAACGGGACGCGGAGCGTCTCCAATCCCACGGAATCGAATGCTTCCGGGTCAAGTTCCCTGCCGGGATGGATTCCAACGAATACGCGCTCAAAGTCACTCCACCTGAAATGTCCCTGAAGGCGGTTCTCTCCGGTGCCGAGTGGCTTCCGCCTTCGCCAAAAGGCTACGGCGCGACAGGTGGCAAAGGGCTTGGTCACTGCGTCCCTCAAGAAGGTGAAATCCCTTTCCGTGTCAAAGATCAAGATACGCGCGCATCTTCTTCTAATCTTTTAGCTGCTAACTTAGCCGCTGACGCGGCGACCGTGGGGCAGGATATTGCTACTAAAGGAAAAAATGCTTCGGAGGACGAGCTTCGCGCCTTCGGGTCTTCGCGTGAGACTTCCCCAGCGCTGAAACTCTCTGGCGAAGACTATCTGCTCGACCTCGGCCCGCGTTCGTATCGGGTCCGGGGTCTGCAAAAGAACGGCTCGCTCGAAGTGCTCAAGGTGAACCTTCGCCTTGTCTGCGAGGATCGCTTCCACCTGGACACGCTGGACTTTTACCGCTCGAAGGACCGGGAAGCGTTCGTCCGGGCGGCCGCCTCGGAGACGACGCTGGAACCGGACCTTATCAAGCGGGACCTGGGCAAGTTGCTGCTGGCCCTCGAACAAGTGCAGGAAGAGCGCATCCGGGCAGCGACCGAGCCGCAGCCGTCCCATCCGGAAATGACCGAGGAGGAACAAGCGGAGGCCCTGGAACTCCTCCGGTCCCCGGACCTTTTGCACCGCATCCTCGCCGACTTCGAATCGTGCGGGATCGTCGGAGAATCGACGAACAAGCTGACCGGGTATCTGGCTTGCGTCTCGCGGAAGCTGGATCGGCCCTTGGCGGTGATCGTGCAGAGCACGAGCGCGGCGGGCAAATCGACGCTCATGGAATCGATCCTGGCCTTCATTCCGGAAGAGGAGCGCGTCAAATACTCGGCGATGACGGGCCAAAGCCTCTACTACCTCGGGGAGACGAACCTGAAGAACAAAATCCTCGCCATCGTCGAGGAAGAGGGAGCGGAGAAGGCGAGCTACGCCCTCAAGCTCCTGCAAAGCGAAGGGGAACTGACGATCGCGAGCACGGGCAAGGACGACCAAGGCCGCATGAAAACGGAGGAATACCACGTCGAAGGCCCGGTGATGATCTTCCTGACGACCACGGCGGTGGACATCGACGAAGAATTACTGAACCGTTGCCTCGTCCTCACCGTGGATGAATCGAGAGAGCAGACGAAAGCGATCCACGACCTGCAGCGCGAAGCCGAAACCTTCGAGGGCCTCAAACGCAAAGTCGAGCGGGACCGGATTTTGAGCGTTCACAAGAACGCGCAGCGGCTGCTCAAGCCGCTCCCGGTGGTCAATCCCTTCGCCAAGCAACTGACCTTCCTAAGCGACCGCACGAGAACGCGCCGCGATCATGTGAAATACCTGACCCTGATCCGCACGATCGCGCTTTTGCACCAGCACCAAAGGCCGCTGAAGGAGAAAGACGGCTTGGAATATATCGAGGCGACCCGTTCCGATATCGAGGAGGCCAACCGGATCGCCCACGAAGTGCTGGGCCGCTCGCTCGACGAGCTTCCGCCGCAGACGCGGAGGCTGTTGATCCTCTTGCGGGACATGGTGGACAGTCGTTGCCGCGAGGAAAAAGTGACCCCGGACGTGTGCCTGTTCAGCCGCCGCCAGGTGCGCCGCTTCACGGGCTGGACCGAGTTCCAGGTGCGCACGCACCTGAACAAGCTGCAGGAAATGGAATATGTCCTCCCGCACTACGGCGGACGCGGGCAGAGCTTCCTTTACGAGCTTCTTTTCCACGGCGAGGACGACGGAAAACCGCAGATGTGTGGCTTGCTCGATGTGACTACGACGCCAACTTCGAGCATTGAAAACGGAAGTTCGAGCACGGAAAAGGCAGGTTCGAGTATCCAACGAGCATCCAACGAGCACGGTTCGAGCATAGGCCAAAACGGCTCCCAGCCCGCCAAACACGGGCCTTCCGGGCTGAACGGCCACAAATCCGGCGAAAACGCACAAGAGGGGGCCGAAAACCGCAAGGCGTCGTAACGTAGCCATGGCGGGACGAATGAAAGGCCTCCAACGCGCCCGATTGCTCCGTGGCAAGCGGCAATCCTCGGGAGGCCGTCCCGGTCCCGGAACGACTCCCGACCGACTCGACCCCCGGACGATGGTGGGCCAGTTGGACCGCTGGCTGGAGTGGCGACTGGCGCGGGGCTACTCGCCGCGCACGACCCGCACGCACGACTTCAACATGGCCCTCTTCCTCGACTGGGCGCGGGAGCGCGACCTGATTTACCCGGAGCAAATCACCCGCTCGATTCTGGAATCCTACCAGCTGTATCTTTACCGCTACCGCAAGCCAGACGGCAAGCCGCTGGGGACGGGGACCCAGCACGGCCGCTTGCAACTGCTCAAGACCTTCTTCTCGTGGCTGTGCCGCGAACGGATCCTCGAAGCCAACCCAGCTTCCGAACTGGAACTGCCGCGCCCGGTGTCCTCGGCCCTGCCGCGCGGCCTCTCCCGCGATGAAATCGCCTCTCTCCTGGCCGTGCCCGACGTGCGCGATCCGCTCGGAGTGCGCGACCGGGCCATATTGGAAACCCTCTACGCCACCGGGATGCGACGCCGGGAGTTGGCCATGCTCGACCTCGGCGACCTCGACCGGGCCGAAGGCCTGATCCACGTGCGCCACGGCAAAGGCGGTAAGGCCCGCTTCGTTCCGGTCGGACAACGCGCCGGGCAATGGCTGGGGCGCTACCTCGAACGGTGCCGGGAATCCCTCCTCGTGTCCGTAGGCGAACCCGCTCTCTTTCTGACCGGCTACGGCGAACGCTTCAGCCCGAACTCGCTCGGCAACCTCGTGCGCAAACACCTTGTGGCCGCCGGGATCGACAAACCCGGCTGCTGCCACCTCCTGCGCCACAGCTGCGCCACCCACATGCACGAGAACGGGGCGGACATCCGCTACGTCCAGCAAATGCTCGGCCACGCCAAACTCGACACCACGCAAGTTTACACCCACGTCACGCTCTCGGCTCTCCGTGCCGTCCACGGCAAAACGCATCCCTCCTGCGGGGAACGGATCGTCGAAGCGGAGCGGTAAGGCTTGCGGCCATGGCCGCAGGTCTTTTTTCTTAGCCGCCAGAATGCGTCTTACATGGCTTCAGCTGCTGGTTCTGACCACTGCAATGGTGGTCTCGCCCCTGTCGCTGTCCGCCTTGACCGATTCCTGGGGCTTCGAGCTGCCCGAGGAGTCGCAAACCCATCGGCAAACCGAAATTGCAGAGAGTGCCGAACCGGCCTCCGAAG
Coding sequences within:
- a CDS encoding CHC2 zinc finger domain-containing protein, which produces MPRIPETELEDLKRSVDLAALVRSKGVELKKHGSKDLAGLSPFTDEKTPSFIVTPAKNLWHCMSSGQGGSVIDFVMHYDGVSFRQAVELLRTKNPSLYKSAGPVRKSSVPKLPPAVEFDADDQTLFDQVLGYYAKRLHENPSAIDYLKKRGLWNEEAIERFRIGYADRTLGLTLPHKNRKDGAEIRTRLQRLGIYRESGHEHFNGSLVFPVMDEGGAVREIYGRKVGSQKSGIYHLYLPGPHAGIWNPECLKSPEIILTESIIDALTFWVNGFRNVTCIWGTEGFTDEHLEAFRKHRTQKIYLAYDRDKAGDRASERDAERLQSHGIECFRVKFPAGMDSNEYALKVTPPEMSLKAVLSGAEWLPPSPKGYGATGGKGLGHCVPQEGEIPFRVKDQDTRASSSNLLAANLAADAATVGQDIATKGKNASEDELRAFGSSRETSPALKLSGEDYLLDLGPRSYRVRGLQKNGSLEVLKVNLRLVCEDRFHLDTLDFYRSKDREAFVRAAASETTLEPDLIKRDLGKLLLALEQVQEERIRAATEPQPSHPEMTEEEQAEALELLRSPDLLHRILADFESCGIVGESTNKLTGYLACVSRKLDRPLAVIVQSTSAAGKSTLMESILAFIPEEERVKYSAMTGQSLYYLGETNLKNKILAIVEEEGAEKASYALKLLQSEGELTIASTGKDDQGRMKTEEYHVEGPVMIFLTTTAVDIDEELLNRCLVLTVDESREQTKAIHDLQREAETFEGLKRKVERDRILSVHKNAQRLLKPLPVVNPFAKQLTFLSDRTRTRRDHVKYLTLIRTIALLHQHQRPLKEKDGLEYIEATRSDIEEANRIAHEVLGRSLDELPPQTRRLLILLRDMVDSRCREEKVTPDVCLFSRRQVRRFTGWTEFQVRTHLNKLQEMEYVLPHYGGRGQSFLYELLFHGEDDGKPQMCGLLDVTTTPTSSIENGSSSTEKAGSSIQRASNEHGSSIGQNGSQPAKHGPSGLNGHKSGENAQEGAENRKAS
- a CDS encoding tyrosine-type recombinase/integrase, whose product is MVGQLDRWLEWRLARGYSPRTTRTHDFNMALFLDWARERDLIYPEQITRSILESYQLYLYRYRKPDGKPLGTGTQHGRLQLLKTFFSWLCRERILEANPASELELPRPVSSALPRGLSRDEIASLLAVPDVRDPLGVRDRAILETLYATGMRRRELAMLDLGDLDRAEGLIHVRHGKGGKARFVPVGQRAGQWLGRYLERCRESLLVSVGEPALFLTGYGERFSPNSLGNLVRKHLVAAGIDKPGCCHLLRHSCATHMHENGADIRYVQQMLGHAKLDTTQVYTHVTLSALRAVHGKTHPSCGERIVEAER